The following are encoded together in the Bradymonas sediminis genome:
- a CDS encoding NTP transferase domain-containing protein → MYKKALIPAAGRGARLDRPNTPKPLVDVGGRPIIFHLLKRLEEVGVEHAVIVVGYEGKKIERQLAAHPDFNMKIELVENAEWEKGLASSLLAARGAFAGSDEPFLLAMADHLFDAELVAKMAALEIGDDQIVSMLVDRDTERIYDIDAAVKLALKHDKVVDAGRHIENFQGIDAGLFACKPAVFDALEEVLEGTDGEPVDLTAGLAKLGAAQKVGAAYVDGALWFDIDTPPMMIRAEMAMRKQHRVQTVLRPEFADASDVKTKKYTFTTGKPHETDVYVQRGFVRNPDRLQLIPDASASSPVYVFTDTKVNSIYGDDFVGGLKKMGYDVRRVVMAEGEEAKTLENYTRLVEHVIGEGIDERSILISLGGGAVCNVCGFLASTLYRGIGLVHVPTTLMAQCDAAISHKQGVNGARGKNLVGSYYPPISIAVDVEVLATLEDWLIPDGLSEVVKHALGQDPEYLQYLLDYDGSIHDPDFLETVVRKNIELKCELMAVDPKEYREGMVLQYGHTVGHPIEFLSAYDLNHGQSVGIGMMIAARVSRLLGGCGDDIVELHERLIKQYKLPTRIPASIDIDDIMSMMRYNKRYLTEGTRMALVDGPGSLWSVDGDYVIPVSDAVLREAIKQTY, encoded by the coding sequence ATGTACAAAAAAGCCCTGATTCCCGCCGCCGGACGCGGCGCTCGCCTCGACCGTCCCAATACGCCCAAACCGCTCGTCGATGTCGGCGGACGCCCCATTATCTTCCACCTGCTCAAGCGACTTGAGGAGGTTGGGGTGGAGCATGCGGTCATCGTCGTGGGCTATGAAGGCAAGAAGATCGAGCGCCAATTGGCCGCCCACCCCGACTTCAATATGAAGATCGAGTTGGTCGAAAACGCCGAGTGGGAAAAGGGCCTGGCGAGCAGCCTGCTGGCGGCGCGCGGGGCGTTCGCGGGGAGCGATGAGCCCTTCTTATTGGCGATGGCGGACCATCTTTTCGACGCCGAATTGGTGGCGAAGATGGCGGCGCTTGAGATCGGCGACGACCAGATCGTGTCGATGTTGGTGGACCGGGATACCGAGCGTATTTACGACATCGACGCGGCCGTGAAGCTCGCGCTCAAACACGACAAGGTCGTGGACGCAGGCCGCCATATCGAGAATTTCCAGGGGATCGACGCGGGGCTCTTTGCCTGCAAACCGGCGGTCTTCGACGCCCTCGAAGAAGTCCTTGAGGGCACCGATGGCGAACCTGTCGACCTCACCGCCGGCCTTGCAAAGCTCGGCGCCGCCCAAAAAGTCGGCGCTGCCTATGTCGACGGCGCGCTCTGGTTCGATATCGACACGCCCCCGATGATGATTCGCGCCGAGATGGCGATGCGCAAACAGCATCGCGTGCAGACGGTGCTGCGCCCCGAGTTCGCCGACGCGAGCGACGTGAAGACCAAAAAATACACCTTTACCACCGGCAAACCGCACGAGACCGACGTCTATGTGCAGCGCGGATTCGTGCGCAACCCCGACCGCCTGCAGCTTATCCCGGACGCCAGCGCCTCCTCGCCGGTCTATGTGTTCACCGACACGAAGGTGAACTCCATCTACGGCGATGACTTTGTCGGCGGCCTTAAAAAGATGGGCTACGACGTGCGCCGGGTCGTGATGGCCGAGGGCGAAGAAGCGAAGACCCTCGAGAATTATACCCGCCTGGTCGAGCATGTGATCGGCGAGGGGATCGATGAGCGATCGATCCTGATTTCGCTGGGCGGCGGCGCGGTTTGCAACGTCTGCGGATTCCTCGCCTCGACGCTGTATCGCGGCATCGGGCTGGTGCACGTGCCGACGACTTTGATGGCCCAATGCGACGCGGCGATCAGCCACAAACAGGGCGTTAACGGCGCGCGCGGCAAGAACCTGGTGGGCTCCTATTACCCGCCGATCAGCATCGCGGTCGACGTCGAGGTGCTCGCCACCCTCGAGGATTGGCTGATCCCCGACGGCCTCAGCGAGGTCGTCAAGCACGCCCTCGGCCAGGACCCGGAGTACCTGCAATACCTGCTCGACTACGACGGGAGCATCCACGACCCGGACTTCTTGGAGACCGTCGTGCGCAAGAATATCGAGCTAAAATGCGAGCTTATGGCCGTCGACCCCAAGGAATACCGCGAGGGCATGGTCCTGCAATATGGTCACACCGTCGGCCATCCGATCGAGTTCCTGTCGGCCTATGACCTCAACCACGGCCAGTCGGTGGGCATCGGCATGATGATCGCGGCGCGCGTCTCGCGCCTGCTGGGCGGTTGCGGCGACGATATCGTCGAGCTGCACGAGCGCCTCATCAAGCAATATAAGCTGCCGACCCGCATCCCCGCGTCGATCGATATCGACGATATCATGTCGATGATGCGCTATAATAAGCGCTACCTGACCGAGGGAACGCGCATGGCCTTGGTCGACGGCCCGGGCAGCCTATGGTCGGTCGACGGCGATTATGTGATCCCGGTCAGCGACGCTGTGTTGCGCGAGGCGATCAAGCAGACCTACTGA
- a CDS encoding diacylglycerol/lipid kinase family protein encodes MSLNYRTFVIANPKAGAGAVEREWDLLERLLRARLPEFDYAFTEGPEHATFLAREALRSGWEMVVAVGGDGTLNEVVNGYFEKPDAQARFKIDPDGWMTRVRDAAGPVAINPDAVVGMLPLGTGGDFRRSIGLMGGHRESVEHLSGQHIRNVDIGEVGYLDASGKLASRYFINIASVGFSGEVDRAVNKAWKGLGGRTSYMIATARAFASYNNINVEIRLDDTTELSGRMNNVVIANGEFFGGGMWIAPGAELDDGQFQVVFMGDLSRREIAALVFDIYQGKHLQNKKIFRRRASRISVRSTDGAHAMLDIDGEAPGGLPALWINHHSALPLKS; translated from the coding sequence ATGTCCCTAAATTATCGAACTTTCGTGATCGCGAATCCCAAGGCTGGCGCAGGCGCGGTCGAGCGTGAATGGGATCTCCTGGAGCGCCTGCTGCGGGCGCGTCTGCCCGAGTTCGACTACGCCTTCACCGAAGGCCCGGAACACGCCACATTCTTGGCGCGCGAGGCGCTGCGCTCGGGCTGGGAGATGGTCGTAGCCGTCGGTGGCGACGGCACCTTAAACGAGGTCGTCAACGGGTATTTCGAAAAGCCCGACGCCCAAGCGCGCTTTAAGATTGACCCTGACGGTTGGATGACCCGCGTACGCGACGCCGCAGGCCCCGTCGCCATCAACCCCGACGCGGTCGTTGGCATGCTGCCGCTCGGAACGGGCGGCGACTTTCGACGCTCGATAGGCCTGATGGGCGGCCACCGCGAGTCGGTCGAGCACCTCAGCGGCCAGCATATCCGCAACGTCGACATCGGTGAGGTCGGCTACCTCGACGCCTCGGGCAAACTCGCCTCGCGCTATTTCATTAATATCGCGAGCGTCGGGTTTTCGGGCGAGGTCGACCGCGCCGTCAATAAGGCATGGAAGGGCCTGGGCGGGCGCACAAGCTATATGATCGCGACCGCGCGTGCCTTCGCGAGCTATAATAATATCAACGTCGAAATCCGCCTTGACGACACCACCGAGCTCAGCGGAAGGATGAATAACGTCGTCATCGCCAACGGCGAGTTCTTCGGCGGCGGCATGTGGATCGCGCCGGGCGCCGAGCTCGACGACGGGCAGTTCCAGGTCGTCTTTATGGGCGACTTATCGCGCCGCGAAATCGCGGCGCTGGTCTTCGATATCTACCAAGGCAAACACCTGCAAAATAAGAAGATCTTTCGGCGCCGCGCCAGCCGAATCAGCGTTCGCTCGACCGACGGCGCCCACGCGATGCTCGATATCGACGGCGAAGCCCCCGGCGGACTCCCCGCATTATGGATCAATCATCACAGCGCTTTGCCCCTAAAATCGTAA
- the glgC gene encoding glucose-1-phosphate adenylyltransferase, producing the protein MEDALVMILAGGVGSRLRPLTLDRAKPAVPFGGRYRIIDFVLSNFVNSGFYKIKVLTQYKADSMINHISRGWRLSEMLSHYVDAVPAQQRRGPHWYSGSADAIYQNLNLIDDANPRDICVFGGDHIYKMDVAQMLKHHRDRGAELTVAAIPVPLEEGTQFGIIEVDAEGRIIGFEEKPDNPRPMPNDPTRCLASMGNYIFGSQALVREVTRDAEDENSAHDFGKNIVTRMVQDADCPVFVYDFSTNIIPGQPLAEQGYWRDVGSIDAYWQSSMDLVALSPQFDLYNPKWPIRTRYKHYAPAKFVHDDPDNNRVGSAVNSMVAEGVIVSGGLIRNSILFPRVRVNSYSSIEESVLFTRVQVGRHARLRRCVIDKDVEIPPYAEIGFNLEEDRRRFTVSPEGVVVIPKGTTLEDFE; encoded by the coding sequence ATGGAAGACGCGCTGGTGATGATTCTTGCGGGTGGTGTCGGCAGTCGCCTGCGCCCTTTGACCCTGGACCGCGCTAAGCCCGCGGTTCCCTTCGGTGGCCGCTACCGCATCATTGACTTCGTGTTGTCGAATTTCGTCAATAGCGGGTTTTATAAGATCAAAGTGCTGACCCAATACAAAGCGGACAGCATGATCAACCATATCTCCAGGGGATGGCGGCTCTCGGAGATGCTCAGCCATTATGTCGACGCGGTGCCCGCCCAGCAGCGGCGCGGGCCCCATTGGTATAGCGGCAGCGCCGACGCGATCTACCAAAACCTCAATCTCATCGACGACGCCAACCCGCGCGATATCTGTGTCTTCGGCGGCGATCATATCTATAAGATGGACGTCGCTCAGATGCTCAAACACCACCGGGATCGCGGCGCCGAGCTCACGGTCGCGGCCATCCCGGTCCCCCTAGAAGAGGGCACCCAATTCGGCATCATCGAGGTCGACGCAGAAGGGCGGATCATCGGTTTTGAGGAGAAGCCCGACAACCCGCGCCCGATGCCCAATGACCCGACGCGATGCCTGGCCTCGATGGGCAATTATATCTTCGGCAGTCAGGCCCTGGTGCGCGAAGTCACCCGCGACGCCGAGGACGAAAACTCGGCGCACGACTTCGGCAAAAATATCGTCACCCGCATGGTGCAGGACGCGGATTGCCCGGTCTTCGTCTACGATTTTTCCACGAATATCATCCCCGGCCAACCGCTGGCGGAGCAGGGCTATTGGCGCGACGTCGGCAGCATCGACGCCTATTGGCAGAGCTCGATGGACCTGGTGGCGTTGTCACCGCAATTCGACCTCTATAACCCCAAGTGGCCCATCCGCACGCGCTATAAACACTACGCGCCGGCCAAATTTGTCCACGATGACCCGGACAATAACCGCGTGGGAAGCGCGGTGAATTCGATGGTCGCCGAGGGTGTGATCGTCTCGGGTGGGCTGATCCGAAATAGCATTCTCTTCCCGCGCGTGCGGGTGAATTCATATTCGAGCATCGAGGAATCGGTGCTCTTTACCCGGGTGCAGGTCGGGCGCCACGCGCGCCTGCGCCGCTGCGTGATCGACAAGGATGTCGAAATCCCACCTTATGCGGAGATCGGCTTTAATCTCGAAGAAGACCGCCGCCGCTTCACCGTGTCACCCGAGGGCGTCGTGGTCATTCCGAAGGGCACGACTTTAGAAGATTTCGAATAA
- a CDS encoding FAD-linked oxidase C-terminal domain-containing protein — translation MAKKPTHLHYRGFRFRSLEAALAAIRDMMQAGLKPTVARLYDAFDTLIHKSGDPLHDQDGPLNDSQGHLRSLIANAVPASLSDTLSDSLRRSASRLSNSNASEMLNRRVKQATNAVVGRVLGSPLVLNSAVDILPGNCLFIVGFEGHSPRIADEANFAYDLLKRSGIDLGEQPGLHWLNNRYNVSYKQSPMYDTGAFLDTMEVSTSWSNLHNLHRAVREALSPHVFVMAHFSHAYEHGSSIYFTFTGFGSDMEDTLKRYDRTWEAGLSAVAKAGGSVAHHHGVGQSKAGWTHYDHQGGRPAFDALKRAFDPDAIMNPGKVYA, via the coding sequence ATGGCCAAAAAGCCCACGCACCTGCACTATCGTGGCTTCCGATTTCGCAGCCTCGAAGCGGCGCTGGCGGCCATCCGCGATATGATGCAGGCGGGCCTCAAGCCCACCGTCGCGCGCCTCTACGACGCCTTCGACACCCTCATTCATAAGTCGGGTGACCCGCTCCACGACCAGGACGGCCCCCTCAATGATTCCCAGGGCCATCTTCGCTCCCTCATCGCGAACGCAGTGCCGGCCTCGCTCAGCGATACGCTCTCAGACTCGCTTCGGCGCTCCGCGTCGAGACTCTCTAACTCCAACGCGTCGGAGATGCTCAATCGACGCGTCAAGCAGGCGACCAACGCGGTGGTGGGGCGCGTGCTGGGCAGCCCGCTGGTGCTGAACTCGGCGGTAGATATCTTGCCCGGCAATTGCCTATTTATCGTTGGATTTGAAGGACATAGCCCCCGGATCGCCGACGAGGCAAATTTCGCCTACGACCTGCTCAAGCGCAGCGGAATCGACCTCGGCGAGCAACCCGGCCTGCATTGGCTGAACAACCGCTATAATGTGTCCTATAAGCAATCGCCGATGTACGATACCGGGGCGTTTTTGGACACGATGGAGGTCTCCACGAGCTGGTCGAACCTGCACAATCTACATCGCGCGGTGCGTGAGGCGCTCAGCCCCCACGTCTTCGTCATGGCGCATTTTAGCCACGCCTATGAGCATGGAAGTTCGATCTATTTCACCTTCACGGGCTTTGGCTCCGACATGGAAGACACCCTGAAGCGCTACGATCGCACCTGGGAAGCCGGGCTTTCGGCGGTCGCCAAGGCCGGCGGAAGCGTCGCGCATCACCACGGCGTCGGCCAATCCAAAGCCGGCTGGACCCACTACGACCACCAGGGCGGACGCCCGGCGTTCGACGCCCTCAAACGCGCGTTTGACCCGGACGCCATCATGAACCCCGGCAAGGTCTACGCCTGA
- a CDS encoding FAD-binding oxidoreductase: MRKTTFYKARHLPEPVEEYWPADSDALANLLTDEPGEVGRVIFGGGQHIRPQLVAGRPFEAIRTDNCHRILHLDRESGLVTVEAGIRWGDLREKLREDGYSLRNYRPYPDAASIGGLLAKHSPSEPYWLVGDIREGCVALSAVSPKLGEYRYLEAPRKAAGPDLRHLFMGGEGVLGTILDVTLSVQKPLPARQLVWAAPTAGDAVGYLRALSACDIRPNWCYWKRSAAEFYAIIHAPTRLLDAMVDRIENGLLTVDSGADFQLPEIKGDEEARDFRQELEWDMPEQRSRRAAPRTLALTYSMANLGPALDALSEATEVEIMDFSNHAATAYVAFKDVETSRAFLASEQARLALDARPIIAPLDPKPSPILWPEWSEALKDEFDPKRRLTMGPQ, from the coding sequence ATGCGAAAGACGACATTTTATAAAGCACGACACCTGCCCGAGCCGGTCGAAGAATATTGGCCCGCGGACTCGGACGCGCTGGCGAATCTGCTCACGGACGAACCTGGCGAAGTTGGCCGCGTCATCTTCGGCGGGGGTCAGCATATTCGCCCGCAGCTTGTCGCGGGCCGACCGTTTGAGGCGATTCGCACCGATAATTGCCACCGCATCTTGCACCTGGACCGCGAGAGCGGGTTGGTCACGGTCGAGGCCGGCATTCGCTGGGGCGACCTGCGCGAGAAGTTGCGCGAGGACGGCTATTCACTGCGCAATTATCGCCCCTATCCCGACGCCGCCTCCATCGGCGGATTGCTCGCCAAACACAGCCCAAGCGAGCCCTATTGGCTTGTTGGAGACATCCGAGAAGGGTGCGTCGCGCTCTCGGCGGTGTCGCCAAAACTCGGCGAATATCGCTACCTCGAAGCGCCCCGAAAAGCCGCCGGCCCCGATCTTCGCCACCTATTTATGGGAGGAGAGGGCGTCCTTGGCACGATCCTCGACGTCACCTTGAGCGTTCAAAAACCACTGCCTGCTCGCCAATTGGTGTGGGCGGCGCCCACGGCCGGCGACGCCGTCGGCTATCTGCGCGCGCTCTCAGCCTGCGATATTCGCCCCAACTGGTGTTATTGGAAACGCAGCGCCGCCGAATTCTACGCCATCATCCACGCGCCGACGCGCCTGCTCGACGCGATGGTCGACCGCATTGAGAATGGCCTCTTAACGGTCGATTCCGGCGCGGATTTCCAACTTCCGGAGATAAAAGGAGACGAGGAAGCCCGCGATTTTCGCCAAGAATTAGAGTGGGATATGCCCGAGCAGCGAAGCCGCAGGGCCGCGCCCCGCACGCTCGCGCTCACCTATAGCATGGCGAATCTCGGCCCGGCGCTCGACGCTCTCAGCGAGGCCACCGAAGTCGAGATCATGGACTTCTCGAATCACGCCGCGACCGCCTATGTCGCGTTCAAAGACGTCGAGACATCCCGCGCGTTCCTCGCCTCCGAGCAGGCCCGGTTGGCCCTGGACGCGCGCCCAATCATCGCGCCGCTCGACCCAAAACCCTCGCCGATTCTTTGGCCGGAGTGGAGCGAAGCGCTCAAAGACGAATTTGACCCAAAACGACGCCTCACCATGGGGCCTCAATGA
- a CDS encoding PfkB family carbohydrate kinase, producing the protein MKTLVVGHITHDYYGDEVVAGGCAFYGARVHAALAEQAKREDGANLSVHLVAVAGDDFGCAHEVADLDLTLHQAGETTVFANYYPTDKPRVQLLKALAGPVLPKMVPPEWMQADLIHLAPVLGEIDLETWKTAIREVNPDALIAINIQGWIKRAGPLFKGDDFPGARRVVQEYWGVVAEDFRGVDIACLSEEDVIGQPGLLEKLTEAVPLVAFTRGELGSQIFVYGEPVEVGIYPTEASDPTGAGDVFAASFAHRVALGEDMIAAARFAAAAASIVVEGRGARALSRIDEAVARAEQVPADALDLGEEDYGDDDDDDYDEFEFCGEVHDD; encoded by the coding sequence ATGAAGACCCTGGTCGTCGGCCATATTACCCATGATTATTACGGCGACGAGGTCGTCGCGGGGGGCTGCGCCTTCTACGGCGCGCGGGTTCACGCCGCGCTCGCCGAGCAGGCAAAGCGCGAGGACGGCGCCAATTTAAGCGTGCATCTGGTGGCCGTGGCGGGCGATGATTTCGGCTGCGCGCACGAGGTCGCCGACCTCGATCTCACCCTGCATCAGGCCGGCGAGACGACCGTCTTCGCCAATTATTATCCGACCGATAAGCCGCGCGTTCAGCTCTTAAAGGCGCTGGCTGGCCCGGTCCTGCCGAAGATGGTCCCGCCAGAGTGGATGCAGGCGGACCTCATTCATCTGGCCCCGGTGCTCGGTGAGATCGACCTCGAAACGTGGAAGACCGCCATCCGCGAGGTCAACCCGGACGCGCTTATCGCGATCAATATCCAGGGGTGGATCAAGCGCGCCGGGCCGCTGTTTAAGGGCGATGATTTCCCCGGCGCCCGGCGGGTTGTCCAGGAGTATTGGGGGGTGGTGGCCGAGGATTTTCGCGGCGTCGATATCGCCTGTTTGAGCGAAGAAGACGTGATCGGACAGCCCGGGCTGCTCGAGAAGCTGACCGAGGCGGTGCCCCTGGTCGCGTTTACCCGTGGCGAGCTGGGCAGCCAGATTTTCGTGTATGGAGAGCCGGTCGAGGTGGGCATCTATCCGACCGAGGCCAGCGATCCCACGGGCGCAGGAGACGTGTTCGCGGCGAGTTTTGCGCATCGGGTCGCGCTGGGCGAAGATATGATCGCCGCCGCGCGTTTCGCCGCCGCCGCCGCGTCGATCGTGGTCGAGGGGCGCGGCGCGCGCGCCCTGAGCCGCATCGACGAGGCCGTCGCCCGCGCCGAGCAGGTGCCCGCCGACGCCCTTGATCTGGGCGAAGAGGACTACGGCGACGATGACGACGATGACTACGACGAGTTCGAATTTTGCGGCGAAGTCCACGATGACTAG
- a CDS encoding (Fe-S)-binding protein: MKNKPMEKPDAQIAASPDATACDVLERHTDATIDKSTTYCMYCPKLCRFSCPAAEAESRETVTPWALMRLLKLVNDGTVEPSEEVAETFYHCMGCRRCQTWCNHENDVPYAMWTARESMRELGFLPDPLRGLDREFLQYNSAFGEAPEIPAVHGFEVDEVFDPDSTIIYMPDPELRYFSPKSVVRVGILLEMFHGSKVRLETRRNATGFGDSGFPLLSSGNRSAYEDYRARFEDAFAGADLIITDNAQLVAEYRDGASFGRKGPLEVMHIIEFLAERVEMIEPRVDLSGDAIMLHDSCFVGRHLNLYEQTRTLLEALCGRPMDEFSTNRANAPCCGAAGEYHRIAPEASERLASNRVEQMRREGGEKIVCGSAMCVRALNRVSDTDVALDVVDLVCRAFEL, encoded by the coding sequence ATGAAGAATAAACCGATGGAGAAACCCGACGCCCAAATCGCCGCCTCGCCCGACGCGACCGCCTGCGATGTCCTCGAACGCCACACCGACGCGACCATCGACAAGTCGACCACCTATTGCATGTATTGCCCGAAATTATGCCGGTTTTCGTGTCCGGCCGCCGAGGCCGAGTCGCGCGAAACGGTCACGCCGTGGGCATTGATGCGCCTGCTTAAATTGGTCAATGACGGCACGGTTGAGCCCAGCGAAGAGGTCGCCGAAACCTTCTATCATTGCATGGGTTGCCGGCGCTGCCAGACCTGGTGCAATCACGAAAACGACGTGCCCTACGCGATGTGGACGGCGCGCGAATCGATGCGCGAATTGGGCTTCTTGCCCGATCCGCTTCGGGGACTCGACCGCGAATTTCTGCAATATAATAGCGCATTTGGCGAGGCGCCGGAGATCCCGGCGGTGCATGGGTTTGAGGTCGATGAGGTCTTCGATCCAGACTCCACGATCATCTATATGCCCGACCCCGAGCTGCGCTATTTTAGCCCCAAATCCGTCGTACGCGTGGGCATCCTCTTAGAGATGTTTCATGGCAGCAAAGTACGCCTGGAAACACGCCGAAACGCCACAGGTTTTGGGGACTCCGGATTCCCGCTGCTCTCCAGCGGAAACCGCAGCGCCTACGAGGACTACCGCGCCCGCTTCGAAGACGCCTTCGCCGGCGCCGATCTGATCATCACCGACAACGCCCAATTGGTCGCCGAATACCGCGACGGCGCAAGCTTCGGGCGCAAGGGCCCGCTCGAAGTGATGCATATCATCGAATTCCTGGCCGAGCGCGTCGAGATGATCGAGCCGCGCGTCGACCTCTCTGGCGACGCCATCATGCTGCACGACTCCTGCTTCGTGGGGCGCCACCTCAACCTCTACGAGCAGACCCGCACGCTCTTGGAGGCGCTTTGCGGCCGGCCGATGGACGAGTTCTCGACCAACCGCGCCAACGCGCCGTGCTGCGGGGCGGCGGGCGAGTATCACCGCATCGCACCGGAGGCCAGCGAGCGCCTGGCCAGCAACCGGGTCGAGCAAATGCGCCGAGAGGGCGGCGAGAAGATCGTCTGCGGCTCGGCGATGTGTGTGCGGGCGCTCAATCGCGTCAGCGACACCGACGTCGCCCTGGACGTCGTCGACCTGGTATGTCGCGCCTTTGAGCTCTGA
- a CDS encoding serine/threonine protein kinase: protein MAEQRYQVIERIDAGGMAEVFKANSTSLQGYQKLVAIKRVLPELTQNERFVRMFLDEAKVSLHLNHTNVVQVFDLGIADETYFIVMEYVDGSNLKKIIQLLGQKKQRLSVEQAVYIALQVCQGLAHAHALLDQRGAHLGIVHRDISPPNVLLSREGEVKITDFGLAKARDQAEVTDPGVVKGKFGYLSPEAATGENVDARTDLFAVGILLWEMIAGRRLFLGETDYKTLQLVREAKIPSLAQFGCRVPPRLEHILKRALARDPAQRYQSAKELGAHLARFLFEYGKVVSAFDIAHLVDNILEKKDERATAADVAAGKQVQRELNKLMSLEEMGNLDLLMTQRYGQITPDAEESGEYSGDGEDPREWMDLGFSGDDFVPSMDPAHNTPIPGGGGDKWQAGGLQDVARATQTMEAIKVPQEVRDAARSAMQRPSQPTPKQEEPPPQARPQPPAQPRRPEAQPAPAELPEVQPAQAPQHSFGALPQSPPSANTGEKTGGKAPLIIIVLLLLIIIGVAVVFMT from the coding sequence ATGGCCGAACAGCGATATCAGGTAATTGAACGCATCGACGCCGGCGGAATGGCTGAGGTGTTCAAGGCGAACTCAACCAGCCTGCAAGGCTATCAAAAACTCGTGGCGATCAAGCGAGTTTTGCCGGAGCTGACCCAGAACGAGCGCTTCGTGCGCATGTTCTTGGACGAGGCGAAGGTCAGCCTTCACCTAAACCACACCAACGTGGTCCAGGTCTTCGATCTCGGCATCGCCGACGAAACATATTTCATCGTGATGGAGTATGTGGACGGGAGTAACCTCAAGAAGATCATTCAGCTTCTGGGACAAAAGAAGCAGCGCTTGTCGGTCGAGCAGGCGGTTTATATCGCGCTGCAGGTCTGCCAGGGGTTGGCCCACGCGCACGCGCTCTTGGACCAGCGCGGGGCGCATCTGGGGATTGTCCACCGTGACATCAGCCCGCCGAACGTGCTGTTGTCGCGCGAGGGCGAGGTCAAAATCACCGACTTCGGGTTGGCCAAGGCGCGCGATCAGGCCGAAGTGACCGATCCCGGCGTGGTGAAGGGCAAATTCGGTTATCTGTCGCCCGAGGCCGCCACCGGCGAGAATGTCGACGCGCGCACGGACCTCTTTGCGGTCGGTATTTTGCTCTGGGAGATGATCGCCGGGCGGCGGCTCTTCCTGGGCGAGACGGACTATAAGACCCTCCAACTTGTTCGCGAGGCGAAGATCCCCTCGCTGGCCCAATTCGGGTGCCGCGTGCCGCCGCGACTCGAGCATATCCTCAAGAGGGCGCTGGCCCGCGACCCGGCCCAGCGCTACCAGAGCGCCAAGGAGTTGGGCGCGCATCTGGCCCGCTTTCTCTTCGAATACGGCAAGGTCGTCTCGGCCTTCGACATCGCCCATCTGGTCGATAATATCCTGGAGAAGAAGGACGAGCGCGCCACCGCGGCCGACGTCGCCGCCGGCAAGCAGGTTCAGCGCGAGCTCAATAAGCTGATGTCACTCGAGGAGATGGGGAATCTCGACCTGCTGATGACCCAGCGATACGGTCAGATCACCCCCGACGCCGAGGAATCCGGCGAATATAGCGGCGACGGCGAAGACCCGCGCGAGTGGATGGATCTGGGCTTTAGCGGCGATGATTTTGTGCCGTCGATGGACCCCGCGCATAATACGCCGATTCCGGGCGGTGGCGGCGATAAATGGCAGGCTGGCGGCCTCCAAGACGTCGCCCGCGCGACCCAGACGATGGAGGCGATCAAGGTCCCCCAGGAGGTGCGCGATGCGGCGCGAAGCGCCATGCAGCGGCCGTCACAACCGACCCCAAAACAAGAAGAGCCGCCACCGCAGGCGCGCCCTCAACCACCGGCCCAACCTCGCCGCCCTGAAGCGCAACCCGCGCCCGCTGAGTTGCCCGAAGTCCAACCCGCTCAGGCTCCCCAGCACTCCTTTGGGGCGCTGCCGCAGTCCCCGCCGAGCGCGAATACCGGCGAGAAGACCGGCGGCAAGGCGCCGCTGATTATCATCGTCCTGCTCTTGCTGATTATCATTGGAGTTGCCGTCGTTTTTATGACATGA
- a CDS encoding SDR family NAD(P)-dependent oxidoreductase, which produces MARKILITGGSSGIGLESARAFLSAASAPSEVEVILCARNAERLAEAKASLVAGGAAAEQVRTHSLDVSDPAAVEAFFAEVGPVDILVAAAGVCEQARLDDENSDAVWHRAMNINVHGVYNCVKAAARTMPDGGSIVTVSSGLGKNARAGYEAYTASKHAVLGLTRCVALELAARKIRVNAVCPGWVDTPMSRADAREGARRAGMSEEAYRAQAIAGIPLGRMVAAEDVAELIAFLCSDAASVITGQSYNIAGGEFLN; this is translated from the coding sequence ATGGCTCGAAAGATTCTTATCACCGGTGGCTCGTCGGGCATTGGACTGGAGAGCGCGCGGGCGTTTCTGAGCGCGGCGTCTGCGCCGTCAGAAGTCGAGGTTATCCTGTGCGCGCGCAACGCCGAGCGCCTGGCCGAGGCGAAAGCCTCGCTGGTCGCAGGCGGCGCCGCGGCCGAGCAGGTGCGCACGCATTCGCTCGACGTGAGCGACCCGGCGGCGGTCGAGGCGTTCTTCGCCGAGGTCGGCCCGGTCGATATTCTGGTCGCAGCCGCCGGCGTCTGCGAGCAGGCGCGCCTGGACGATGAGAATAGCGACGCGGTGTGGCATCGGGCGATGAATATCAACGTGCACGGCGTCTATAACTGCGTCAAAGCCGCCGCGCGCACGATGCCCGACGGCGGGAGCATCGTGACGGTGTCCTCCGGCTTGGGAAAGAACGCGCGGGCGGGCTACGAGGCGTATACGGCGAGCAAGCACGCGGTGCTTGGGTTGACCCGCTGCGTGGCCCTGGAGTTGGCGGCGCGAAAGATCCGCGTCAACGCGGTGTGCCCCGGCTGGGTCGACACGCCAATGTCACGGGCGGACGCGCGCGAGGGCGCGCGGCGCGCCGGGATGTCCGAAGAGGCATACCGCGCCCAGGCTATCGCCGGCATTCCCCTGGGCCGCATGGTCGCGGCCGAAGACGTGGCCGAGCTTATCGCCTTCTTATGCTCCGACGCCGCGTCGGTTATCACCGGGCAATCCTATAATATTGCCGGCGGCGAGTTTTTGAATTGA